Proteins encoded within one genomic window of Rhizobium acidisoli:
- a CDS encoding helix-turn-helix domain-containing protein, whose amino-acid sequence MRGREPQTSAAQMPQAAMRAEHDACEHGMAINGWQLECLQLSEGPFESHLFQTRFEHLQLIRERTNRALLKRGAGWAGSVVFSLPLAASGDGWTGGRPIAYPSGLLADGQDLPELVTPVELDLVCIALDRQWFALQADALGHAALAQRLRRQEILVIPPSRLHLLQALFRELFCEISQRPAVLGFENARREIQNAIIEHIVEALAASVSVEPREDTPRKTTADRARALALADASETLDIGGICRRLSVSRRHLQNCFLSSYGQSATHVLRAIRLNGVRRELRHHAQLGVRVSIGDIAARWGFWHWSRFAEDYRKHFGELPSATVRDGKALPAWQSFPAVPKTDNAWRR is encoded by the coding sequence ATGAGAGGTAGGGAACCGCAGACGAGTGCGGCACAGATGCCGCAGGCCGCGATGCGCGCCGAGCATGATGCGTGCGAGCATGGTATGGCGATCAACGGCTGGCAACTCGAATGTCTTCAACTGTCGGAAGGACCTTTCGAGAGCCATTTGTTCCAAACTCGCTTCGAGCATCTTCAATTGATCCGCGAGCGCACCAACCGCGCGCTGTTGAAGCGCGGCGCCGGCTGGGCCGGGTCGGTCGTGTTCAGCCTGCCATTGGCCGCGTCGGGAGACGGCTGGACGGGCGGGCGGCCGATCGCCTATCCGTCCGGATTGCTTGCGGACGGACAGGACCTGCCGGAACTCGTGACACCCGTCGAACTCGACCTCGTCTGCATCGCACTCGATCGGCAGTGGTTTGCGCTACAGGCAGACGCTCTCGGCCATGCCGCGCTTGCCCAGCGTCTCCGGCGGCAGGAAATATTGGTGATTCCGCCGTCTCGGCTCCACCTCTTGCAAGCATTGTTTCGGGAGCTTTTCTGCGAGATTTCGCAACGGCCGGCGGTGCTCGGCTTCGAGAACGCCCGCCGAGAGATTCAGAATGCGATCATCGAGCATATCGTGGAAGCCTTGGCCGCATCGGTGTCGGTCGAGCCGCGCGAGGACACGCCACGCAAGACCACCGCCGATCGGGCGCGGGCGCTGGCGCTTGCCGACGCTTCGGAGACACTCGATATCGGCGGGATTTGCCGTCGGCTGAGTGTCAGCCGGCGCCATCTGCAGAATTGCTTCCTAAGCTCTTACGGCCAGAGCGCGACCCATGTGCTGCGGGCTATCCGGCTCAATGGCGTGCGTCGCGAGCTTCGCCACCATGCCCAGCTCGGCGTCCGCGTTTCGATCGGCGATATCGCCGCCCGGTGGGGATTCTGGCACTGGAGCCGGTTTGCCGAAGATTATCGGAAGCACTTCGGCGAGCTTCCATCGGCAACGGTGCGCGACGGGAAAGCACTGCCGGCATGGCAAAGTTTTCCGGCCGTGCCGAAAACGGATAACGCCTGGCGGCGCTGA
- the hpaH gene encoding 2-oxo-hept-4-ene-1,7-dioate hydratase produces MLSQDEIQVAAESLDQAERTRVQTGLLSLKHPAMDMDDAYAVQSAWVKKKIAGGRKPIGWKIGLTSKAMQYALNINIPDSGVLIDDMVFEDGATVPADRFIQPRIEAEIAFVMKAPLKGPNVSIFDVLNATDYVTPALEILDTRILRVDPDTKKARTIVDTISDNAANAGIVTGGRAVKPDQIDMRWMGAIVSRNAEVEETGLGAGVLNQPARGVAWLANRLAQYGDGIEAGQIVLAGSFIRPIEARHGDTIHADFGPYGSVSLYFA; encoded by the coding sequence ATGCTGTCGCAGGACGAAATCCAGGTGGCGGCCGAAAGCCTCGACCAGGCCGAGCGAACCCGCGTCCAGACTGGGCTTTTGTCGCTGAAACACCCCGCCATGGACATGGACGACGCCTATGCCGTCCAGAGCGCCTGGGTGAAGAAGAAGATCGCCGGCGGCCGCAAGCCGATCGGCTGGAAGATCGGGCTGACATCGAAGGCGATGCAGTATGCCCTCAACATCAACATCCCCGATTCCGGCGTGCTCATCGACGATATGGTCTTCGAAGACGGCGCGACCGTACCGGCTGACCGTTTCATCCAGCCGCGCATCGAAGCCGAGATCGCCTTCGTGATGAAGGCTCCACTCAAAGGGCCAAACGTCTCGATCTTCGATGTCTTGAACGCCACCGACTACGTGACGCCGGCGCTTGAAATCCTCGATACGCGCATCCTCCGGGTCGATCCCGACACGAAGAAAGCGCGCACCATCGTCGACACGATTTCGGACAATGCCGCCAATGCCGGCATCGTCACCGGCGGCCGCGCCGTGAAGCCTGACCAGATCGACATGCGCTGGATGGGCGCGATCGTCAGCCGCAATGCCGAAGTCGAGGAGACGGGGCTTGGGGCCGGCGTCCTCAACCAGCCGGCCCGCGGCGTCGCCTGGCTCGCCAACCGGCTGGCGCAATATGGCGATGGCATCGAGGCTGGACAGATCGTGCTGGCTGGTTCATTCATCCGTCCGATCGAGGCGCGGCACGGCGACACCATTCATGCCGATTTCGGCCCTTACGGCTCGGTCAGCCTCTATTTTGCATGA
- the gabD gene encoding NADP-dependent succinate-semialdehyde dehydrogenase yields MELKDATLFRQAALVGGDWIEAGDNGIAVDNPATGEIIGRVPNLGAAETKAAIAAAEIAQKEWAARTAKERSVILRRWFQLMMDNQDDLGRILTAEQGKPLAEAKGEIAYGASFIEWFAAEARRVYGDIVPGHQKDKRILVMKQPIGVVAAITPWNFPNAMITRKAGPAFAAGCAMVLKPASQTPFSAIAIAILAERAGFPKGLFSVLTGSARAIGGEMTASPVVRKLTFTGSTEVGAELYRQSAPTIKKLGLELGGNAPFIVFDDADLDAAVEGALIAKFRNNGQTCVCANRLYVQEGVYDAFAEKLSKAVATLKTGNGLDEGINLGPLIDESALAKVEEHVADALSKGGRVVAGGHRHRLGGRFYEATVLADVTPAMAVAKEETFGPVAPLFRFKDEADVIAQANDTEFGLASYFYAKDLARVFRVAEALEYGMVGVNTGLISTAEAPFGGVKLSGLGREGSKYGIEEFTEIKYVCLGGIA; encoded by the coding sequence ATGGAATTGAAAGACGCAACATTGTTCCGGCAGGCCGCATTGGTCGGCGGCGATTGGATCGAGGCGGGGGACAATGGGATCGCGGTTGATAATCCCGCGACCGGCGAGATCATCGGTCGCGTTCCCAATCTCGGCGCAGCCGAGACCAAGGCGGCGATTGCCGCGGCCGAGATTGCGCAGAAGGAATGGGCCGCCCGCACCGCCAAGGAGCGGTCGGTCATCCTGCGCCGCTGGTTCCAGCTTATGATGGACAATCAGGACGATCTCGGCCGCATCCTGACGGCGGAACAGGGCAAGCCGCTCGCCGAAGCCAAGGGTGAGATTGCCTATGGGGCGAGCTTCATCGAATGGTTTGCCGCGGAGGCGCGGCGCGTCTATGGCGACATCGTTCCCGGCCATCAGAAGGATAAGCGCATCCTGGTGATGAAGCAGCCGATCGGCGTGGTTGCAGCCATCACTCCGTGGAATTTCCCGAATGCGATGATCACCCGCAAGGCAGGGCCCGCCTTTGCCGCCGGCTGCGCCATGGTGTTGAAGCCGGCCTCGCAGACGCCGTTTTCGGCGATCGCCATCGCCATCCTTGCCGAGCGCGCCGGTTTTCCCAAGGGCCTCTTCAGCGTTCTCACCGGTTCGGCACGCGCAATCGGCGGCGAGATGACTGCAAGTCCCGTCGTGCGCAAGCTGACCTTTACCGGTTCGACCGAAGTCGGCGCCGAGCTCTATAGGCAGAGTGCGCCGACCATCAAGAAGCTCGGGCTGGAGCTCGGCGGCAATGCGCCCTTTATCGTCTTCGACGATGCCGATCTCGATGCGGCGGTGGAAGGCGCGCTGATCGCCAAATTCCGCAACAACGGCCAGACCTGCGTCTGCGCCAACCGCCTCTATGTGCAGGAGGGCGTCTATGATGCCTTTGCCGAGAAGTTGTCGAAGGCGGTGGCCACGTTGAAGACCGGCAATGGCCTTGACGAAGGCATCAATCTCGGCCCGCTGATCGACGAGTCCGCCCTTGCCAAGGTCGAGGAGCATGTCGCCGATGCGCTGTCCAAGGGCGGCCGCGTCGTTGCGGGTGGCCATCGCCATCGGCTCGGCGGACGCTTCTACGAGGCGACAGTGCTCGCCGACGTCACCCCTGCCATGGCTGTGGCGAAGGAAGAGACGTTTGGACCCGTGGCGCCACTCTTCCGCTTCAAGGACGAAGCCGATGTGATCGCCCAGGCCAACGACACCGAGTTCGGCCTTGCCTCCTATTTCTACGCCAAGGATCTCGCCCGGGTCTTCCGGGTCGCCGAGGCGCTGGAATACGGCATGGTCGGGGTCAATACCGGGCTGATCTCGACGGCCGAAGCCCCCTTCGGCGGCGTCAAGCTTTCCGGCCTCGGCCGTGAAGGCTCGAAATACGGCATCGAGGAATTCACCGAAATCAAATATGTCTGCCTCGGCGGTATCGCCTGA
- a CDS encoding 5-carboxymethyl-2-hydroxymuconate Delta-isomerase has protein sequence MPHLTIEYSANLDGRADIGALCEALLKTVLETDLFELGAVRVRALRADHYAIADQLPENAFVDLNFRIGKGRTAEEKKRTGEAILAAAADILGPLFETPHFALSLEIREIDAELSWKKNALHPRLRGK, from the coding sequence ATGCCACATCTCACCATCGAATATTCGGCCAATCTCGATGGCCGCGCCGATATCGGCGCGCTCTGCGAGGCGCTGCTGAAGACCGTGCTGGAGACGGACCTTTTCGAACTCGGCGCGGTGCGCGTGCGCGCCCTGCGCGCCGATCACTATGCGATTGCCGACCAGCTCCCGGAAAACGCCTTCGTCGATCTGAACTTCCGCATCGGCAAGGGCCGCACGGCCGAGGAGAAGAAGCGCACCGGCGAAGCGATCCTTGCGGCGGCGGCCGACATCCTCGGCCCGCTCTTCGAGACGCCGCATTTTGCGCTATCGCTGGAGATCCGCGAGATCGATGCGGAGCTGAGTTGGAAGAAAAACGCCCTCCATCCGCGGCTTCGCGGCAAGTGA
- the hpaE gene encoding 5-carboxymethyl-2-hydroxymuconate semialdehyde dehydrogenase, with translation MSKLQENIAKAETYLAKFKERGVLNRINGEDVRGGDGETFETLSPVDLKPLASIARGTAADIDRAARAAKSAFAEWAAMPGDARKKLLHKIADAIVARAEEIAFVECMDTGQSLKFMAKAALRGAENFRFFADRAPEARDGKALRADGQVNLTTRVPIGPVGIITPWNTPFMLSTWKIAPALAAGCTIVHKPAEFSPLTARLLVEIAEEAGLPKGVWNLVNGFGEDAGKALTEHPLIKAIGFVGESRTGSMIMKQGADTLKRVHFELGGKNPVVVFADADLERAADAAVFMIYSLNGERCTSSSRLLVEDSVYDRFTTLVAEKARRIKVGHPLDPETVIGPLIHPVHEKKVLEYIAIGRSEGATLAAGGEKFDGPGGGCYVSPTLFTGADNKMRIAQEEIFGPVLTAIPFKDEADALALANDVQYGLTGYLWTSDVTRAFRFTDHLDAGMIWVNSENVRHLPTPFGGVKNSGIGRDGGDWSFDFYMETKNVAFATKPHAIQKLGG, from the coding sequence ATGTCCAAACTGCAGGAAAACATCGCAAAGGCCGAAACCTATCTTGCGAAGTTCAAGGAGCGCGGCGTCCTCAACCGCATCAACGGCGAGGACGTGAGGGGTGGTGACGGGGAAACCTTCGAGACGCTCTCGCCGGTCGATCTGAAGCCGCTCGCCAGCATCGCCCGCGGCACCGCCGCCGATATCGACCGCGCCGCCAGAGCCGCCAAATCGGCCTTTGCCGAATGGGCCGCCATGCCGGGCGATGCGCGCAAGAAGCTGCTGCATAAGATCGCCGACGCGATCGTCGCGCGGGCCGAGGAGATCGCTTTCGTCGAATGCATGGATACCGGCCAGTCGCTGAAGTTCATGGCGAAGGCGGCGCTGCGCGGTGCGGAAAATTTCCGCTTCTTCGCCGATCGCGCGCCTGAGGCCCGTGACGGCAAGGCGCTGCGCGCCGACGGCCAGGTGAACCTGACGACGCGCGTGCCGATCGGCCCGGTCGGCATTATCACGCCGTGGAACACGCCCTTCATGCTGTCGACCTGGAAGATCGCGCCGGCCCTTGCTGCCGGCTGCACCATCGTCCACAAGCCGGCCGAATTCTCGCCGCTGACGGCCCGCCTGCTCGTCGAAATCGCCGAAGAGGCCGGCCTGCCCAAGGGTGTGTGGAACCTCGTCAACGGCTTCGGCGAGGATGCCGGCAAGGCGCTGACCGAACATCCGCTGATCAAGGCGATCGGCTTCGTCGGCGAAAGCCGCACCGGCTCGATGATCATGAAACAGGGCGCCGACACGCTGAAGCGAGTGCATTTCGAACTCGGCGGCAAGAACCCGGTCGTCGTCTTTGCCGACGCCGATCTCGAACGCGCCGCCGATGCCGCCGTCTTCATGATCTATTCGCTGAACGGCGAGCGCTGCACCTCGTCGTCGCGCCTGCTGGTCGAAGACAGCGTCTATGACAGGTTCACCACGCTCGTCGCCGAAAAGGCCAGGCGCATCAAGGTCGGCCACCCCCTCGATCCCGAAACGGTCATCGGCCCGCTTATCCATCCCGTGCACGAAAAGAAGGTGCTGGAATATATCGCGATCGGCCGCTCCGAAGGCGCGACGCTTGCCGCCGGCGGCGAGAAGTTCGATGGCCCGGGCGGCGGCTGCTATGTCTCCCCCACCCTCTTTACCGGCGCCGACAACAAGATGCGCATCGCCCAGGAAGAGATTTTCGGGCCGGTACTGACAGCCATCCCCTTCAAGGACGAAGCCGACGCGCTGGCGCTGGCCAACGACGTCCAGTACGGGCTCACCGGTTATCTCTGGACCTCCGACGTCACCCGCGCCTTCCGTTTCACCGACCATCTCGATGCCGGGATGATCTGGGTGAACTCGGAAAACGTCCGCCACCTGCCGACGCCTTTCGGCGGGGTCAAGAACTCCGGCATCGGCCGCGACGGCGGCGACTGGTCCTTCGATTTCTACATGGAAACCAAGAACGTCGCCTTCGCCACCAAGCCGCACGCCATCCAGAAACTCGGCGGCTGA
- the hpaD gene encoding 3,4-dihydroxyphenylacetate 2,3-dioxygenase, which yields MPLPTPNLYPPFNIVRLSHVELGVTDLAKSRAFYVDTLGLQVTDETVDTIYLRALEERGHHCIVLKKSGKAEARDLGFKVFGDEDLDKAAHFFKDKGLPVEWIERPYQARTFRTRDPHGIPLEFYSKMDRLPPIHQKYALYKGVKPLRIDHFNCFSPNVDESVAFYNELGFRVTEYTEDAETGRLWAAWTHRKGGVHDIAFTNGRGPRLHHTAFWVPTPLNIIDLLDLMATTGWVSNIERGPGRHGISNAFFLYILDPDGHRIEIYCSDYQTVDPDLEPIKWDLKDPQRQTLWGAPAPKSWFEHGSLFAGAEVVEPELKAQPIIAP from the coding sequence ATGCCCCTGCCGACACCCAATCTCTATCCGCCCTTCAACATCGTGCGTCTCAGCCATGTCGAACTCGGCGTCACCGATCTCGCCAAGTCCCGCGCCTTCTATGTCGATACGCTTGGCCTGCAGGTGACGGATGAGACCGTCGATACCATCTATCTCAGGGCGCTCGAAGAACGCGGCCATCACTGCATCGTGCTGAAGAAATCCGGCAAGGCCGAAGCCCGCGACCTTGGTTTCAAGGTCTTCGGCGACGAGGATCTCGACAAGGCCGCCCATTTCTTCAAGGACAAGGGCCTGCCTGTGGAATGGATCGAGCGCCCCTATCAGGCGCGCACCTTCCGCACCCGCGATCCGCACGGCATTCCGCTCGAATTCTATTCGAAGATGGATCGCCTGCCGCCGATCCATCAGAAATATGCGCTCTACAAGGGCGTCAAGCCGTTGCGCATCGACCACTTCAACTGCTTCTCGCCGAATGTCGACGAGAGCGTCGCCTTCTATAACGAGCTTGGCTTCCGCGTCACCGAATATACCGAGGATGCCGAGACCGGCCGTCTCTGGGCCGCCTGGACGCACCGCAAGGGCGGCGTGCACGACATCGCCTTCACCAACGGCCGCGGCCCGCGTCTGCACCACACCGCTTTCTGGGTGCCGACGCCGCTCAACATCATCGACCTGCTCGACCTGATGGCAACCACCGGATGGGTCTCCAACATCGAGCGCGGCCCGGGCCGCCACGGCATCTCCAATGCCTTCTTCCTCTATATCCTCGATCCCGACGGCCACCGCATCGAGATCTACTGCTCGGACTACCAGACGGTCGATCCCGATCTGGAGCCGATCAAGTGGGACCTCAAGGATCCGCAGCGCCAGACACTTTGGGGCGCACCGGCTCCCAAATCCTGGTTCGAACATGGTAGCCTGTTTGCCGGCGCCGAGGTGGTCGAGCCTGAGTTAAAGGCACAGCCGATCATCGCGCCTTGA
- a CDS encoding fumarylacetoacetate hydrolase family protein, with product MTHPRFLSFSRNGRHGYGLAVEGGVIDLSARHGASWASLREVIEAGRLVQLAEESRSLQPDFALHDIRFEIPIPAPEKIICVGVNFPDRNEEYKDGQAAPSNPSLFIRFPRSFTGHGEALIRPPESPQLDYEGEIVIVIGKGGRRIAEADAFSHIAALSLCNEGTIRDWVRHAKFNVTQGKNFDRTGAIGPWLIPFTDAAQLEDIKLETRVNGEVRQSDRTSRMIFSFRKIINYISTFTTLVPGDVIVTGTPTGAGARFDPPIWLKPGDVVEVEADGLGILKNTIADEVF from the coding sequence ATGACCCATCCACGATTCCTGTCCTTTTCCAGAAACGGCCGTCATGGCTATGGGCTTGCCGTCGAGGGCGGCGTCATCGACCTGTCGGCTCGCCACGGCGCAAGCTGGGCGAGCCTTCGCGAGGTGATCGAGGCGGGCCGCCTCGTTCAGCTCGCCGAGGAGAGCAGATCATTGCAGCCGGATTTCGCGCTTCACGACATCCGCTTCGAAATTCCCATTCCGGCTCCGGAGAAGATCATCTGCGTCGGGGTCAATTTCCCCGACCGCAACGAGGAATATAAGGACGGCCAGGCAGCCCCCTCCAACCCCTCGCTGTTCATCCGTTTTCCCCGTTCCTTCACCGGCCACGGCGAGGCGTTGATCCGCCCGCCGGAAAGCCCGCAGCTCGATTATGAGGGCGAGATCGTCATCGTCATCGGCAAAGGCGGCCGGCGGATCGCCGAGGCCGACGCCTTCTCCCACATCGCCGCCCTGTCGCTCTGCAATGAAGGCACGATCCGCGACTGGGTGCGCCATGCGAAGTTCAACGTCACCCAGGGCAAGAATTTCGATCGTACCGGCGCGATCGGCCCCTGGTTGATCCCCTTCACCGACGCCGCGCAGCTCGAGGACATCAAGCTCGAAACCCGCGTCAACGGCGAGGTTCGCCAGAGCGACCGCACCAGCCGGATGATCTTCTCCTTCCGCAAGATCATCAATTACATCTCCACCTTCACCACTCTCGTTCCCGGCGACGTCATCGTCACAGGAACGCCGACGGGCGCCGGCGCCCGCTTCGATCCGCCGATCTGGCTGAAGCCCGGCGATGTCGTCGAAGTCGAGGCCGACGGGCTCGGCATCCTGAAGAACACCATCGCCGACGAGGTGTTCTGA